The Pedobacter frigiditerrae genomic sequence ACCTTTTTAACTATAAGCCTTTTAATAAAAACCAAGATGGCAATTATGCCTTGATAACTTCATTCAGAATCTCAGACTCTAAATCCCCAATAAAAAACGAGCATTATATTATCCCGAAAGGATATGCTGAATTGAAACTAGTAGTGATGGGTTATGGAGCTAATAAAGTTGGAGCCATAGATACTGCAAATTCTAAGAATGGCTTCAAAATTAATTTTACACATGGCTCACTACAAAATCCAGATGGTAAACGTCCATTAATAATAGTTAATGATGAGGCTATTGAATATTCTTTAATGAATACAGTTAATCCAAATAATATTCAGTCCATTTCTATTCTAAAAGATGCTGCATCTACACTTAAATATGGAGAAGAAGGCAAAAATGGTGTAATTATAATTCAAACCAAAGACTACATTCCAAAAAACACTGTAAAATAAATCTCTAAACTTAAACTAAGACTATATGAAAAAGTTAATTTATTCATCGCTAATTGCGGTGTTACTACTAACGTTTTGCCAAAAATCTGCTATTGCACAAGATGATGATAAGATTTACAATTTTGTTTCTATAA encodes the following:
- a CDS encoding TonB-dependent receptor plug domain-containing protein, whose protein sequence is MKRIIYFLLLSICSTVVIAQEKKVANGIDWDKFYKYLGSNVKYPEKAKMLDAQGNSVILLTVTNGAIKKFTVNNANPELGFDEEVVKNLFNYKPFNKNQDGNYALITSFRISDSKSPIKNEHYIIPKGYAELKLVVMGYGANKVGAIDTANSKNGFKINFTHGSLQNPDGKRPLIIVNDEAIEYSLMNTVNPNNIQSISILKDAASTLKYGEEGKNGVIIIQTKDYIPKNTVK